One window from the genome of Rhodobacteraceae bacterium S2214 encodes:
- a CDS encoding YrhK family protein → MLFDNTHHKHPDQRRRYALYELAYTFVDFSAAILFIIGSVMFFSDEWTYTGTWLFVIGSICFALKPTIRIAREIHMIAKGRADAVADNLNRDENNG, encoded by the coding sequence ATGCTCTTCGACAACACCCACCACAAACACCCCGATCAACGCCGCCGCTACGCGCTCTACGAACTCGCCTACACCTTCGTCGATTTCTCGGCGGCCATCCTGTTTATCATCGGCTCCGTCATGTTCTTTTCCGACGAATGGACCTACACAGGCACATGGCTGTTCGTCATCGGCTCGATCTGTTTCGCGCTGAAACCGACCATCCGGATCGCGCGCGAAATCCACATGATCGCAAAAGGGCGGGCCGACGCCGTCGCAGACAACCTGAACAGGGACGAAAACAATGGCTGA